The genomic DNA CGAATTTGAGTCGATAGAAACTCTCTGTGATGTTGTACTAGATTCAACCGAAATTCGGTTCTCACTAGATGATGACACCAATCCAGAAAATTCTATAATCCGCTCGAATTTAATTTTCGGTTCTTCTTGTACTTTGTTTGTGGGATGACAAGTCCGTTGCCGTTCGTCCCTGCGCTTTTTCAAGTGTGTGTGCCAGTGGTTCTTGATTTCGTTGTCGCTTCTTCCTGGTAATTGTGCAGCAATGGCTGACCATCTGCAAATGTTGCAAATGTTATAAAAATGTTTCTAATTCTTTAACCGAGTGGTTGTATAGTTGAAATGATTATGATCAAAATCAGATACCTGTTTCCTATGgtttgatgatatttgatgatgatatctTCTTCTTCCTTGCTAAAATTACCGCGTTTTACAGTCGGTCTAAGATAATTCATCCATCGCAACCTGCAACTCTTACCGCACCTTGCTAAACCTAATTACACAAACAATAACATCAGATTCATGATTCATTCACTAGATCCTCAAATTAAGCTAAAAACTAGCTTCAATTTCAATTATATCGGTTCGATTCATTCAAATTATACTTCAAATAGATGCGGAAATCAAACGAATCATGTATCAATTTCTCCTAAACTTTCAATGAAATCGAAATAAATCATTATTCTATAGCTACTTAATATAACAGCTAGCTACAATTTCAGCTCCATCGGTTCTATCAATCAGAATAATACTTCAAACGAATGCAGAAATCAAACGAATCACGTATCAATTTCTCTTAAACTTTTAACAGATCAAAATAAATCACTATTCTATAGCATTAATTTCAAATTCACCTCTGAAAAATCAACTAATTCACCACAGCTACATTCAAATCAAATCGATCTCCAGAAATCGAATGAATTACACTACTAATTCGTCCTAAATCAACAACTACAATTCGTTGTAAAGGAACATGTTATACACATAGAAGATGAAGATCTATCAATCCTACCGGCATATTTCAGAAGTTCGCGCCAATTCCAGTGGCCGTACCGTTCAATGTAATAATCGCATATCAAATTTCTCATAAACTTTCAATGAATCTATATAAAATATTTATCTACAGCTACCGTGAGTTAAATCAGAGCATTAATTTCAAATTCACCTCTGAAAAATCAACTAATTCACCACAGTTACATTCAAATCAACAAATTACTGCTAATTCGTCCTAAATCAACAACTACAAGTCGTGGTAACAGAACTTGTTATATacgaagatgaagatgaagatgaagatcgATCAATTTTACCGGCATGTTTCGGAAGTTCGCGCCAATTCCAGTGTCCGTACCGTTCAATGTACTCACGTAACTTGTTATCTTCTTCTTCACTCCAAGCGCCTCTTTTGACGCCATTTTTATCGATGCAAGGTGCTCTCACCATTTCCAGATCTCcgttactctctctctctctctaactttctctctctataacTGCCATCATGACGAGTTGAAATCTTAAGTTTGTTAGGATATTAGATCAGTAttgattattttaattattttaatttattattttatattatgatatttacggTCTTACTACTTGATTTATGTGTGATGTGATGAATATGAACCTTGGTGTTTTATAATATGTGGAGTTTGGTCCCTCTCTTAGCCATCATAATTCATAACAATGTTATTTTAATGATGGAATTGACacatctatacatataataaagtaaaccaatagtgcacacgtgtcattcattgaaacTATCTATTTTGTTGTTTTCCCGCCTTTTTTCCTCCTTAattatctcctacttaattataaatacatatttttatataattaaatatatCCATTATCTCCTCCTTAattatctcctacttaattataaatacttatttttataattaaaaatattcaTTATATAGATATTAATAAATGATAAGACTAAAATTCaaagatatataaaaataatctattCACTTCATATAAAATTATCTTTAAATtatataaagagttaattacatactttgtgcaaaccacagggactaactatgtaattaactcttatataaataaaatattaatacaTGTGATTTTCAGTATTCTCCATCGACTTTTTTTAACGAGTTAATTAtatagttagtccatgtggtttgtacaaaataacagacttatgtactaatagtttaaaatcaccttctagggtattaactcttatataaataaaatattaatacaTGTGATTTTCAGTATTCTCCATCGACTTTTTTTAACGAGTTAATTAtatagttagtccatgtggtttgtacaaaataacagacttatgtactaatagtttaaaatcaccttctagggtattaacttttattttgtaacatttggattaactatgtaattttttttaacccTCTCAACCTCACTTATTTACATGACATATATTATTCCTACATACTTTTGTATGTTCTTTTAGCTAAGAAACATCTGAATAATCTATCGATATAATTAATACAAATGGATCGTTTTGTCAatcaatatattaattaatataacgggttctttattaataataatttcaTGATTATTGCtctataattattttatttcttttttttttttgcttgtcTCTTATATATTTAATATTCTTTTTTCTTAAATCTGTCTTTTATTTTTTTGCttattaataactatttaatattacATTGATTCAACCATGTATAACACACAAGTTTCTAacctattaataaaaaaataaataaagtaaaatgttataacttATGTAATACACAAGCATCTAATTTaacttaataataaataaaagacaaagtaaaatgttacatcaaagttcattttttttttctaaaaacatatatTGATAATTGTGTGTGTTAGTTGATTACATTATTCGTATTTAAGtcatgtaatacacgtggttatTCAATCTTGCAATGTAcgggtttttaaagatgtaacctttttattacttagtatataaaattatatttattcagtccgtgtaatacacggggttctaacctagtttgtTAAAAAGATATAAGAATGAAGATAAGTCAAGATGTGATAATTTAACACGAGTTACATGTCATGGAAGTTGGACTATCATTTAAAATTATTAAGTTAGGATTATATACATGATGCAATAGTTTGAATATGTTTAATATAATATGCCGATCTTATCCAAACTATAGAAAATTCGTTATTACGTGTGTTATACGTGTGTTCATTAAATTAGATTTTGGTTTTGCGGAACCAGGTTTTTTAAGTTTGGACTTTTTTAATGCTAATTTGAATTTGTATTTGAAAACTGAACTGAATTCGAAGTAGGAAAACGAAGCTGGTTTCAAAACAAAAATGGTCCGAAAAATGAATATTAATTATATATGGGTGGATGGATAATCATGTGTAAAAAATTTTGAATTAAGATATACATGCATTTAATAAGTAATATACTGAATCATTGATTTCAATTTTGATGCCTAATACCCCAtagattattcgaataatatatatgtgtgtgtaattTGAATTCAGTTTCGGTCAAAAAATCACAAATTCATTACACGATGTAAAAACCGTTATTTGAATTCGGTATGGTTCATGGACCAAGGTGAAAACCAAATTCAAATTTGATATTGTTTAAATTTCGTTTCTTATGCGAATTCATTTCGAATGTTGAACACCACACAAATTGATGTGTGCCATGAAACCCACGAAGTCAtgaaaacatatcaaacatatgCATCACATCGTGAATATTATCATGCAATATTAGTGACTTAGTTAATTAGATTTATGGAATTAATTGTTTTTAAGTAGTGGGTTACCATTATCTATTTGAGTGGGTAGTTATCCTTTTAAATAGCAAGTAGTGAGTATTGTATTGTAAGGCTATATATCAGCCCGATTAATAATTGTTTAGATTATGAATGAAAATCTAGAGTTTATCTCAAGTCTTGCATCTTACTAATTTCTTTGAGTTTGATCCACTCAACGAATTATCTATCAACCAATTGGTACATAACACAAATCAATGAACCAATGTCTATATGGTTGCTATAAAGTCAATGAACGAAATACTTTTACCAtgtaaaattataaataatttttaaacTTTACTCTTTTATATAATTTCCTGCCTCACCTAGGTTCACATATGAGGAAAATAATAAATACAGTAGACTTGATTGGTTCATTGGTTGTTGTAGATGATGAATGAATAGGACATCTATAAAttgcaaaacaaaacaaaagatgGTATATGAAGAAATAAAGTATATAGTCTCAAGTGTAAATTTAAGAACAGTGGGGTATCTAAATGTAACTTAGCCGTTTTTTTATTTGCATTTAATATCTAAACCGGTCAGTCGGTCAGACAGATTTTGATTCACCCACCGATGTATCTAGAGTTGGTGAAGAGAAACTGAGAAAACTTTAAATACTCTACCT from Helianthus annuus cultivar XRQ/B chromosome 7, HanXRQr2.0-SUNRISE, whole genome shotgun sequence includes the following:
- the LOC110869033 gene encoding transcription factor MYB15 isoform X2 → MRNLICDYYIERYGHWNWRELLKYAGLARCGKSCRLRWMNYLRPTVKRGNFSKEEEDIIIKYHQTIGNRWSAIAAQLPGRSDNEIKNHWHTHLKKRRDERQRTCHPTNKVQEEPKIKFERIIEFSGLVSSSSENRISVESSTTSQRVSIDSNSSPWVPHHRLLIDLNQEYVESWDEEDCMLKN
- the LOC110869033 gene encoding transcription factor MYB15 isoform X1, encoding MVRAPCIDKNGVKRGAWSEEEDNKLREYIERYGHWNWRELPKHAGLARCGKSCRLRWMNYLRPTVKRGNFSKEEEDIIIKYHQTIGNRWSAIAAQLPGRSDNEIKNHWHTHLKKRRDERQRTCHPTNKVQEEPKIKFERIIEFSGLVSSSSENRISVESSTTSQRVSIDSNSSPWVPHHRLLIDLNQEYVESWDEEDCMLKN